One window of Acidobacteriota bacterium genomic DNA carries:
- a CDS encoding TadE/TadG family type IV pilus assembly protein, protein MPQSLSTRALPCATRPVRDGGQKGAIAVELALMLPLFLVIVLTIVELGTLLNTYQILQNAAREGARISSLPKNNIDSSNPDASPTTIQDAVVDYCTDRGLAVTAGDVSVDQEQFVTVGARQMGVSVVTVSYSVDLITPGGTTLAGGPVTVTGVGVFRNLY, encoded by the coding sequence ATGCCACAATCACTCTCAACGCGGGCTCTACCATGCGCAACGAGACCAGTCCGTGACGGTGGCCAAAAAGGAGCCATCGCAGTCGAACTGGCGCTTATGCTGCCGTTATTCCTGGTCATCGTTTTGACCATCGTCGAATTGGGGACGCTCCTAAACACCTACCAGATTCTCCAGAACGCGGCTCGAGAGGGAGCGCGGATTTCCTCCCTGCCCAAAAACAACATCGACTCCTCTAATCCCGATGCCTCACCGACCACGATCCAAGATGCGGTGGTCGATTACTGCACTGACCGAGGACTGGCCGTGACGGCGGGCGACGTTTCGGTTGACCAAGAGCAATTCGTGACCGTAGGCGCCCGTCAAATGGGAGTTTCGGTGGTAACGGTTTCATACTCCGTGGACCTGATCACGCCGGGGGGCACAACCCTGGCCGGAGGGCCGGTTACCGTTACAGGAGTCGGCGTCTTTCGAAATCTGTACTGA
- the cpaB gene encoding Flp pilus assembly protein CpaB, with amino-acid sequence MSRIKLLITAVVALVLAALATFLVYRQLQARLTANENEILVVVASQDIPVGTMLDSHHVRLAAWPKDMAMEGSFSKIEEVVERGVVLPIQSNEPLLESKLAAKGAGAGLVSTIPNGMRAVSVKVDEVIGVAGFVLPGTHVDVILSGSPTEQRNIEMSRVILENVKVLAAGQNIEHAAEGAAQRVQVITLLVTPEDAQKLALAANDGKIQLALRNPLDHEKDPQQAVHKRVLYEGEKKEEPRRVVPQSRLVRSTPKPKPEPAVAAPPPPRTFEVELITGANRETLQFQEKANDKGKAQKQSDGDSR; translated from the coding sequence ATGAGTCGAATCAAACTGCTCATTACGGCCGTGGTGGCGCTGGTACTGGCCGCTTTGGCCACGTTTTTGGTCTACCGTCAGCTCCAGGCCCGGCTGACGGCCAACGAAAACGAAATCCTCGTGGTGGTGGCCAGCCAGGATATTCCGGTTGGCACCATGCTCGACAGCCATCATGTGAGGCTCGCCGCTTGGCCCAAAGACATGGCCATGGAGGGCAGCTTTTCCAAAATCGAAGAGGTTGTGGAGCGTGGCGTGGTCTTGCCCATTCAGTCCAACGAGCCCCTCTTGGAATCGAAGTTGGCTGCCAAAGGCGCCGGGGCCGGATTGGTTTCCACCATTCCGAACGGCATGCGGGCGGTTTCAGTGAAAGTCGATGAAGTGATCGGCGTGGCCGGTTTCGTGCTGCCCGGCACTCATGTGGACGTCATCCTCAGCGGTTCGCCCACCGAGCAGCGCAATATCGAGATGTCGCGGGTCATACTCGAGAACGTCAAGGTGCTGGCCGCCGGCCAGAATATAGAGCACGCCGCCGAGGGAGCGGCTCAGCGGGTTCAAGTCATCACTCTGCTGGTCACTCCGGAAGATGCTCAGAAGCTGGCTTTGGCCGCCAACGACGGGAAAATCCAGTTGGCGCTGCGCAATCCGCTCGACCACGAGAAGGATCCCCAGCAAGCCGTTCACAAGCGGGTTCTGTACGAAGGGGAGAAGAAGGAAGAACCCCGGAGAGTGGTCCCGCAGAGCCGCCTGGTACGTTCCACGCCCAAGCCAAAACCTGAGCCGGCAGTGGCTGCTCCGCCGCCCCCGCGGACTTTCGAAGTGGAACTGATCACAGGCGCCAACCGCGAAACGCTACAGTTCCAAGAGAAAGCGAACGATAAAGGGAAGGCGCAGAAACAATCGGACGGGGATTCGCGCTGA
- a CDS encoding Flp family type IVb pilin — protein sequence MQLIQLLLARLSNDERGVTTAEYAVMLVLVAIAVATAAPNISQAITGVFQDLIDALTP from the coding sequence ATGCAATTGATTCAACTGCTGCTAGCCAGGCTTTCCAATGACGAGCGCGGCGTTACCACCGCCGAGTACGCTGTCATGTTGGTGTTGGTCGCCATCGCCGTCGCGACGGCCGCCCCCAACATCAGCCAGGCCATCACCGGGGTCTTCCAGGACCTGATCGATGCCCTGACTCCCTAG
- a CDS encoding pilus assembly protein N-terminal domain-containing protein, whose amino-acid sequence MKFVARTLLALLIMMMSQDAFGSVALAQEGAPAPRRGERLRVLVGKSLVLNSPRQLRRVSISDPLVASASVLSVRQVLIHGLKPGSVTLLLWDQNEEAVAYDLDVELNVPEAREMLNRLFPSEEVELRQAASSLVLSGVVSSEAVAEQMTSLTQTFSPDVVNLVAVRERDETVLLQVRFAEVNRAALKQFGLTIISTGAGNTIGTIGTQQFSAPLGNVGAVPAEVDQAGDLDAPSLVSGGIGNPLRGTPASFGLTDLLNIFIFRPDINLGASIRALQQKNLLQILAEPNILARNGKEASFLAGGEFPFPVIQSGAVGNAVTIVFKEFGVRLKFTPDLRDDGTIKLKVAPEVSALDFANALNVAGFLIPALSTRRADTEVVLRDGQSFAIAGLIDDRMVKIASKVPVLGDIPVLGKLFRSQTVDRSRTELLVLVTPRIVQPTAPGEMPEMPVFPDKFLDVQKFDSKKGDKK is encoded by the coding sequence ATGAAGTTTGTCGCCCGTACCTTGCTCGCACTCCTGATCATGATGATGTCGCAGGACGCCTTCGGTTCTGTAGCGCTGGCGCAAGAAGGCGCGCCGGCCCCTCGCAGGGGAGAGCGCCTGCGTGTCCTGGTGGGCAAATCTCTGGTGCTCAACTCGCCCCGCCAGTTGCGCCGGGTTTCCATATCCGACCCCCTGGTGGCCTCAGCCAGCGTTCTCTCCGTACGACAGGTGCTGATTCACGGCCTGAAGCCCGGAAGCGTCACGCTGCTGCTATGGGACCAAAACGAGGAGGCCGTAGCCTACGATCTGGATGTCGAACTGAACGTGCCGGAGGCGCGGGAGATGCTCAATCGCCTCTTCCCTTCCGAAGAGGTCGAACTTCGCCAAGCGGCCTCCTCGCTGGTATTGAGCGGCGTGGTTTCCTCGGAAGCTGTGGCCGAGCAGATGACGTCGCTCACCCAGACCTTTTCGCCTGACGTAGTCAACTTGGTGGCGGTGCGCGAGAGAGACGAAACGGTGCTCTTGCAGGTGCGCTTCGCCGAAGTCAATCGGGCGGCCTTGAAACAGTTCGGCTTAACGATCATCAGTACGGGCGCCGGCAATACCATCGGCACCATCGGCACCCAACAATTCAGTGCGCCTCTGGGCAACGTGGGAGCCGTGCCCGCGGAAGTGGATCAAGCCGGCGACCTGGACGCGCCCAGCCTCGTCAGCGGCGGCATCGGCAACCCGTTGCGGGGAACTCCAGCCAGCTTCGGGCTCACCGATTTGCTCAACATCTTCATCTTCAGGCCCGACATCAATCTGGGCGCGTCCATTCGGGCTCTGCAGCAGAAGAATCTTCTGCAGATCCTGGCCGAGCCCAACATTCTGGCCCGCAACGGCAAGGAGGCCAGTTTCTTGGCGGGCGGCGAATTTCCCTTCCCCGTCATCCAGTCCGGAGCTGTAGGCAACGCAGTGACCATCGTTTTCAAGGAATTCGGGGTCCGCCTCAAGTTCACACCCGATCTTCGCGACGACGGCACCATTAAGCTCAAGGTGGCCCCTGAAGTGAGTGCGCTCGATTTCGCCAACGCCCTTAATGTCGCCGGCTTTCTGATCCCGGCCCTTTCCACCCGGAGGGCCGACACCGAGGTGGTGCTGCGCGACGGACAGAGCTTTGCCATCGCGGGACTGATCGACGACCGCATGGTTAAAATCGCGTCCAAGGTACCGGTACTGGGCGACATCCCGGTCTTGGGCAAGCTCTTCCGCAGCCAAACGGTGGACCGGTCGCGCACGGAACTTTTGGTGCTGGTGACCCCGCGCATCGTCCAGCCCACCGCGCCGGGAGAGATGCCGGAGATGCCGGTTTTTCCAGACAAGTTCCTCGATGTTCAGAAGTTTGACTCGAAAAAGGGAGATAAGAAATGA
- a CDS encoding TadE/TadG family type IV pilus assembly protein: MPYNRNRNERGTSTVEGALVLIAFFVILFGIMEMGRIVSVYQTMTDAVREGARLAIAPTAGTSTLPSSAAVQAEVERFLASNGIQGASISVNPATTPSGDTATEVTVSYDYNVITLSMFSDATITLNAGSTMRNETSP, from the coding sequence ATGCCATACAACCGGAACCGAAACGAACGCGGCACTTCCACAGTCGAGGGAGCTTTGGTTCTCATCGCCTTCTTCGTGATACTCTTCGGGATCATGGAGATGGGACGAATCGTCAGCGTCTACCAGACCATGACCGACGCTGTTAGAGAAGGTGCGCGCCTTGCCATCGCGCCCACCGCCGGAACCAGCACCCTGCCTTCGTCGGCGGCTGTGCAGGCCGAAGTCGAGCGCTTTCTGGCGTCCAACGGCATTCAAGGCGCCTCCATCAGCGTCAACCCGGCGACGACGCCCAGCGGCGACACCGCCACTGAGGTTACCGTCTCCTATGATTACAACGTCATAACTCTTTCGATGTTTTCCGATGCCACAATCACTCTCAACGCGGGCTCTACCATGCGCAACGAGACCAGTCCGTGA